The Chitinophagales bacterium nucleotide sequence TTGTTAAACCGCTTAAAGACGGAGTTATAGCTAATTTCCATGCGGCTGAAAACATGATAAGAGGGATGATTGGGATTATTTCGAAGACGAATTTCTTACAATTACCCCCAAATTATAAAATGGTAATCTGTATTCCTTCTGGTATCACAGAGGTTGAATTGAGAGCGGTAAAAGAAAGTGCGGAACGTGCAGGTGGAAAGGAAGTGAAATTGATTTATGAGCCTATGGCTGCTGCTATAGGTATAGGTATAGACGTCAAAGAGCCAGAAGGTAATATGATTGTCGATATAGGAGGAGGAACCACAGAAATCGCTGTTATCGCTCTTTCAGGTATTGTGTGTGATCAGTCCATTCGCCTTGCAGGAGATCAATTGACTAAGGATATTATGGATTATATGAAAACCCAGCATAATCTGAATATCGGAGAGCCTACTGCAGAGTTAGTCAAGAAAAATGTAGGGTCTGCATTGACACACTTAGACAATCCTCCACCAGAGTATCCTGTTCAAGGAAGAGATAACGTAATGGGTATTCCTAAGCAAATCATTATTTCATATCATGAAATAGCAGATGCCTTAGATAAATCAATTCAAAAGATAGAAGAGTCGATTTTGAAGGCTTTGGAGTCTACTCCACCTGAACTAGCTGCAGATATTTTTAGAACAGGCATATATTTAACGGGCGGAGGAGCCTTGTTGAGAGGATTAGATAAGAGATTAAGTGAAAAAACCAAATTGAAGGTGCATGTAGCCGATGATCCTTTATTGGCTGTAGCAAGAGGGACCAACATTGCCCTAAAAAATATGGAAAATTTCGCAGCAGTACTCAAGAACTAATAGGTATATCAGGGTTCTATGGGGAATATTATATTTATCTTTCAAAGAGCATTTCCATTTTTAGTTTTTATACTGCTTCAGTCAATTGCTTTTTATATCATTTTTAAGTATAATGACTATCATCAATCGAATTTTATCAGTAGATCAAATTATTTAGCAGCTAGTTTTAATGAGAAGCTTTCAAGTTTAACTAGCTTCGTTAATATGCCCAAGCACAATGAATCTCTAATAAAAGAAAATGCGAAATTAAGAGAAGAGATATACAAGATTTCTAAATTTATTAATACTATTCGTGGGGATTCTACAGGTGAAAAGATCGGGATATTGCTGCCTCCTTCCACAAGGGTTGTATCAGGAAAAGTTGTCAGTAATTCTATAGCTAGTTTACGAAATTACGTTATAGTCAATAAGGGTATAAAGGACGGCATTAAAAAAGATATGTCTGCAATAAGTAATCTGGGACCTGTAGGCATAGTTATTGAAGTTACCGAGAATTATTGCTGCATTATGTCTATTTTGAACAAGGATGCCAATGTGAGTGTTCGCAATAGATCTACAAAAAATGTAGGACAATTGAGATGGAAAGGCGGAGATATAAAGACTGCTCTGTTAGAAGAGATTCCTAAACACATCAAGTTAAAAAAAGGTGAAATTATTGAAACAAGTGGTTACTCAAGTTATTATCCTGAAGGTATTCCAGTAGGAACAGTAGAAAAGTATTCTGAAGATAGTAAAAGTAATTTTGCTAATATTCAAGTGAAGCTCTATAGCGATTTTTCAAAGCTGAAATATGTCTATCTTATAGAGAATATTGAACGTCCTGAAATTAGATCTCTTGAAGATACCATCATTAAAATTCAAAAACAGGAAAATTAATGAATAGTAAATGGACTAACCTAATATTCATAGGCATAGTTATTACGCTATTGCAGCTATTTTTTTCGAATAGTATTAGTTTTTATGGTTTATTCAATCCAAAAATATATCCAGTTTTTCTACTATTATTACCTAGAGATATTAAACCAGCATTCTATATGCTTATTGGTTTTTTCTATGGATCTATTATTGATATCTTTTGTAATACTTATGGATTCGGTATTGCTTCATCTGTATTTATCACATTTATTCGACCCTACGCTTTAGCTTTAATTTATAACAAATCTCCAGAAGAAGAAAGTGAGATTAGTGTGAAAATACAAGGCGAGAATTTTGTATTTTTATATCTGTTTATCGGTTTGGTACTATTTCACCTTTTTTATTTTTTTGTGGAATTGGGAGAAATAGCTAATGTGTTATACATAGCCTTGAAATCATTATTGAGTGCATCTTTGGCTATAGTTCTATACGCTATTTTTTATATGATGGTATATCGTCTGCCAAAGAAAAAATAATTGCAATTATTCTATTTCAAGTTATATGAGCGATAAGTTTAATAGTGAGAGTTATTTAAAAATGGAGTTGCTTAGATTCACCACTGCAGGGAGTGTAGATGATGGAAAAAGCACCTTGATAGGTAGATTACTTTATGATTCTAAATCCATTTTTCAAGATCAGATTGACGCTATTGAACGAATAAGTATACGCAAAGGTGAAGAGAAACTAAATCTAGCATATTTCACCGATGGACTTAAAGCAGAGTTAGAGCAGGGAATAACTATTGATGTCGCATATCGTTATTTTGCTACACCCAGACGAAAGTTTATCATAGCAGATACTCCAGGTCACATACAGTATACCAGAAATATGGTGACAGGAGCTTCTACTGCAAATCTCGCTATCATTTTAGTTGATGCAAGAAAAGGTATCATTGAGCAAACGAAAAGACATTCTTTGATAGCCTCACTGTTAGGAATACCGCACCTCGCTATTTGTATAAATAAAATGGATCTTGTTGAATGGGATGAATCTGTGTATGATAATATCCGGGAAGCATACAAAGAGTTTGCTTCTAAGCTATCCATTCGAGACGTTCATTTTATTCCTATTTCAGCTCTTCATGGAGATAATATAGTACATAAGTCTGAGAACATGCCTTGGTATGAGGGAACCACACTTATGTATCTTTTAGAGAATATTCATATAGCGAATGACCAGAATATGGTTGATGCTAGATTCGCTGTGCAAGGTGTTATAAGACCTCAGTCCGACAAATTCCATGATTATAGGGCATTTTCAGGTAGAATGCTCGGTGGAATTTTAAGAAGAGGTGATAAAGTCACTATTTATCCTTCAGGTTTTTCGAGCACGATTAAATCGATACATCATGGTGAAAAAGAAATAGAAGAAGGCTTTGTACCTCAATCTATTTCTATTCAGCTCGAAGATGAAATAGATATATCGAGAGGAGATATGATATTGCGTGAAAACAATGTGCCAAAACGAGGTCAGGATATAGAGGCTATGATATGCTGGATGGGTGACAAACCATTGCAACCAATGCAAAAATATGTTTTGAAGCATACCACTAAAGATGTCAAAGCCATGGTGAAAGCTATACAATACAAAATGGATATCAATAATCTTAGCCGAATTCCTGATACAACTAGTTTAAATATGAATGATATTGGAAGAGTAATACTGCGTTGTACTTCAGATCTGTTTTATGATGCCTATATTAAAAACAGAAATACAGGGAGTTTTATCCTAGTAGATGAAGCAAGCAATGTGACAGTAGGTGCAGGAACCATCATTGATTCTGCTAGCTAGATCATATGAAATTAAAACTAATATTTGCTACTTCGAATGAAAAAAAGCTCAAGGAAGTCAAAGAGATTCTAGGAGTGCGGTATGAAGTTCTATCATTGAGAGATATTCAATTTGAAGGTGAAATACCAGAGCCATTTGATACCATTAAGCAAAATTCGATTTTTAAAGCCAACTTCTTTTTTGAAAAAACAAAACTTCCTTGTATAGCAGAGGATAGTGGATTAGAAGTGGAGTTTCTAGGAGGAAGGCCAAGTGCCTATAGCGCTCGCTATGCAGGAGAGGAAAGAGATGATACCAAGAATTACGAAAAAGTGTTAGCTGAACTTGGGGATTCCCCTCAGAGAAATGCGAGATTTATTTCTATTATTACATTAAAAGATACTGACTGTGAAGAAGTATTCGAAGGTCACATGGAAGGCTCTATAAGTCATGAACCCAGAGGCAAAAATGGCTTCGGTTATGATCCTATTTTTATTCCTCAAGGATTTGATAAAACCAATGCAGAATTAACATCCGAAGAAAAAAATGCAATTAGTCATCGAAGAAAAGCAATAGATAAATTGACAATATATTTTCTATCATAATTTCTTCGACATTCTTTTAGATTTTTCTGCTTATTTAGCCTGGATGTAACCTTTTTACTTTGAGTTAAACTAATGCATATATCTTAGTATAAAAAATTTATGAATCTCTCCATCCAAAACTTAAACAAACAATACGCCAATGGCATTAAAGCTATTGATAATATCAACCTGGAAATAGGTGCTGGTATGTTCGGATTGCTCGGGCCGAATGGTGCTGGCAAATCCAGTCTCATGCGCACGATAGCAACACTTCAAGAACCCGATAGCGGTACTATTATGCTCAATGAAATCAATATTTTAGAGCAAAAAGACGAACTGAGAAAACAACTAGGTTATTTACCGCAAGAATTCGGCGTATATCCTAAGATAACGGCTTATGATATGCTGCATCATATAGCTACACTCAAAGGTATTCAAGGCAATATTAAAGATCTCGTTCAGGGACTTTTAGACAAGGTCAATCTCTATGAGTTTAGAAAAAAATATGTAAGTGATTTTTCAGGTGGTATGAAACAACGCTTCGGTATAGCGCAGGCACTGATAGGTAATCCGAATTTATTAATAGTAGATGAACCCACAGCAGGACTTGACCCAACAGAGCGCAATCGTTTCCATAATATTCTCTCCGAAATAGCCGAGAATAAAATAGTCATTTTATCTACTCATATTGTACAAGATGTCATTGAGCTTTGCAATCAAATGGCCATTATTCACCAAGGGAGTGTTCGGTTCCAAGGCAAGCCGTCAGACGCCTTGGGTATGCTAGAAAACAAGGTTTACGGAAGATTTGTAGAAAAAAACGAGATGGAACATTTTATTTCAAATAATCAGGTACTTTCAGAGAGGTTGTATGCCGGCAAGAATTATTTCAATGTATATTCCAATGAACCACTATCGGCACCTTTTGAAGCAAAAAAAGCAGATTTAGAAGATGTCTTTTTCTATATATGCAAAGCTTAAGTTCATTTCTTACTTGTAAATTTTAAATTTTATGTTTTGGAAAGTTTTGAGTTTTGAACTCACCTATTGGAGAACGAGGATTTATACTTATGTCTTTGCACTTATAGTATTTTTATTGACTACACTCACTTTCTCACTTGAAGGAATTTCCTTAGGAGGAGATGCCAATTTCATCAACTCCCCTTATAGTATAATGATATGGTATTATGTGCTGTGTCTTATCTTACCTATATTTATCAATAGTTTCGTGAGCTCGGGTATAACTCGTGACTATGAAAATAAATTTGATCAAATCTTGTATTCACTTCCAGTGAGCAGAACTAAAATTTTACTTGGCAGATTTGTAGGAGGTCTTATTGTTATATTTCTTATTTTTTTAACCGTGCCACTGGCAGAGTTGGTGGCTGAATACTTGCCATGGACAGATAAAGACATGATAGGTGCTTGGCGACTTGATGCTCATATTCATAGTATACTCACCATGGTATTACCAAATTTGATAATCATAGGCAGCATTCTTTTCCTTATCGCCAGCTGGACACGGAGTATTAATTCTAGTTTTTTAGGAGCTATAGCCGTCGTAGTGATATTTAACTCGATTAGTGGATTAAATGATAAAATAGATAATAAGACTATCGCTGCACTATCTGACCCTTTTGGATTTATGCCTATAATGTATTATACCAAGAAATGGTCGGTTTATGAGAAGAATTACCTCCTGTTTCCACTCGATTGGAAGTATTTCCTAAATAGGCTCCTGTGGTTATCCGTAGCTGTCGGACTATGGTTTGCTGCACTTCATATTAATAAGTTTAAGCTTCAAAAGACTAAACAAAAGGCTACTAAAAAGAAAGATGTTAAACCATCATTTTCTGGTGTTGATTATAGTAAAAAGGAGAAAGATTTTTCTTCAACTTATTTTCTGAAAAACATTCACTTTCAAGCCAAAATAGATTTTTTACACATCATTAAAAGTCCAGCGTTCTTGGTTACCATTGGACTTATTATTATGGTTCTCGTTATGTCATTTATCGGCACCATTCAGACAGACTCTGGATTAGCAGACCAATTAGCTACGACATCCAATACGCTTGACATACTAGAGGTAGTGACTAAAACGATTAACTATGCTATCATTTTCTTTTCAGGCATGCTGATATGGAAAGAACGGGATGCAAAAATGAATGATATTTATGATGCCTTACCTGTGAAAACATATACCGTTTTTCTTGGAAAATTGTGTTCAATTATTTACTTAGTCATGGTGTATTCCACCTTACTGCTGATTATAGGTGTCGCATATCAAATAGCCAGAGGAGTTTATGATATTGATTGGGCGCATTATGCTATGGAATTGTATGTTATCAATCTATTCTACTCTATTACCTTGGCTATTTTATCTATGTTTTTTCAGGTGATGATAAATAATAAATTCATCGCTTACTTTGCCTCTGCTATCGTCGTATTTGCAGAACCATTTTTATTTCAATGGTTAGAGATAAGTAATAATATGATTTCTATAAGCCCGAGTCTGCCGAGTGTTATTCATTCTGATTTTTACGGCTATGGTAGTTATAAAACATCCTTGTTTGCTTTTATGGCTTATTGGCTTTTGATATATAGTGTTATTGGCTTTATTGCTTATTGGTTTTATGTACGAGGTAGAAATACGAGCTGGAGAGAGCGATGGCAAGAGTCCAAAAAGCGATTGAAAGCATCAAAAGCCATTTTTTCAATTTTAGCAGTTACTACTACCGGCTTTATAGGATTTATGTATTATCAAACACAAATGCAGAATTCTTATTTCGGACAGAAAGAGAGGCTAGAGCGAATGGCATATTATGAGAAGAAATATAGACATCTCATGAGCTATCCAGTGCCTAAAGCTACCAAAGTAGATTATAAGATTGATTTATTCCCAAGTAAACGTTCATATCAAGTAAAAGGAAAAATGTGGATGGTCAATAAAGACGATACTAGCATTCAAAAAATTTATCTAAACAATGATTTTAAACATCCATTTAAAATTAATATCAAAGATGCAAAATTGAGCAATGAAGATAAAAAAGGCATTGTCAATTTTCAAACCTATTCATTGGTTAAGCCTCTACAAATAGGAGATAGCGTGCTCGTAGAGTGGGAATATTCTGAGACTAATTCAGGTGTAGAAAATGAAATCTCAAACAGGCGATTAAATAGTAATGGTACTTTCCTTGACTTTAGTTCTTTTACCCCAAGTTTTGGATATGACAAGGGCTTGGAAATTTCTCGAAAGTCAAAACGTGAAAAATTTGGATTGCCTACCAAGGCAGATTTTAAGCCTGCATTAATTAGAGAATGTACCCATCAATGTATGAAAGATTATATAGGTGGCATGGCAGATTGGGTTACCATTTATACAGAAATTTCTACTGAAGATGATCAAATCGCAGTAGCTCCGGGCGAAATGACCAAATCTTGGAAAGAAAATGGTCGAAGTTTTTATAAATATGACCTAACCCAGCCTTCAAAATTTTTCTTTTCGGTAGTATCTGGTAAATATGAAATATTGAAAGATACCTCACTAGGGGTGCAATGCGAAGTGTATTATTTACCAGAGCATGCGCATAATACCAAGGTCATGATGAATGCACTCAAAAAATCTATTGCTTATTATTCTCAGAGCTTTGGACCGTACAAACATCCTGTAGCTCGCATTATCGAGTTCCCAAAGTTTTCTAGTTTTGCTCAGGCTTTCCCTGGTACTATGCCGTATTCAGAATCGATAGGATTTACATCCAATATTGTCAACAATCCAGAGGACATTAATGAAGTATTTCATATCGTAGCACACGAAATGGCACATCAGTGGTGGGCACACCAAGTCGTTGGCGCCGATATGCAAGGTTCGGAAATGCTTTCAGAATCTATCTCTGAATACGCCAGTCTGAAATTGCTAGAAAAGGAGTATGGACTGGACATGGCGACAAAATTTCTCAAAGAATCGAATAATAATTATGTTTTCTCTCGTGCTTTTGAAAATAAAAAAGAGTCTTCACTCAAGGAGGTAGATGGACAGGGTTATATTTATTATCAGAAAGGTAGCTTGGTTTTATATGCAATACAGCAATTATTGGGAGAAGATAAAATGAATATGGCATTAAGTAATTTAATAAAAAATTATGGCTATAAAGAACCTCCTTATCCCAATTCTTATGCGCTTCTAGATGAAATTTACCAATTGACTCCCGACTCATTGAAATCTCATATCAAAGCTGGACTAGAGGAAATTGTTATTTTCGAGACCGATGTTCAATCTGCTGAAGTTAAAAAATTAGCAAATAACAACTATGAAACGACGATTCAATTTGAACTAGTAAAAAGAGCCGCTGATCCGAATGCCAAAGAAGTCAAAAAAATAAAAGATATTAAGCTAGGAAAGAGTGATGAGGTAGCCATTCGGGACTATTTCGATATCGCATTGTATCAAAATACCGAAGATAAATCTCGCTATGGCAAGTTCATGAAAAAACAACGATATCTTTTGAATAAGAAAAATAATACTTTAAAAATTCTCAGCGACAAAAAGCCAGATAAGATCGTGATAGACCCTTATTTCCTTCATATTCATAAAGACCCTGAGGAGAATATTAAGAAGCTGTAAGTGTCTATATTGGGCTAATTCTGAATAATAGCAAATGCCTAGAAAGCTAACTTTTTTATCACTTTTGCTGATCCTATAGATACTTGAACTATATAAATAGTATTTTGTTTGAAACTAAACTCTAGTCTCTTTTTATTAGAATTGACTATTTCTTTCAATAGCAGTTTTCCATCTACTGAGAAAATAGTGACGTCATTTATTATATTTAAAGAGGAAATTTCATAGTTGTCACCCTGATAATTCATGTCAAAATCTAAATTTTCTTCATCACGCTGTGAGCTATTTGTAGCCTTTAAACTCAATGTGCTTATAGCTGTATTGGTAACTATTGGCTCATTGTAATCAAAATAAATGCTTGCGGTATTTTTAATTTTTCGACCAATAGGTAAATTTTTTCTGAGCTTCATGGTATAATTAATAAATCCGTGACTATTTGGTTCATCGATAATTTTAGGGCTAAGATTTATATCTTCGAAATTCCAAACTAGAGTTCTTCCTCTAACGATGAGTCTTACAGGATGTGATATCTTACCTAAGGCTATACTGCTTAGGTCAAGCGAAGTATCTACATCATTTTCAACTCTGACCTTATAGGTTCTCCAGTTTCCTTCATTTTGAAAATTAATTAAATAGCTTAACTCCTCTGTTTTATGGTCTATATTGCCATCTGCTCCTTCACCATTTGGGCTTACAATAATTTCATTGGGATCATAAGATCCTTTGACATCGTCATGATTGATGGAAACATTGTTCCCAATTACCACATCATTTAATGTGGGGGTAATTAGAGTAGTATCAGATTTAATTGAACCGACAACATAGTTTGTAGGAGCGGTAAATTCAATCTTAATGAGTTCATGCTGACCAATGTGCAATAAGCCAAGCCCAAATTTAATGGTGTCTCCAGTTTGAGAATAAAATGTAGAGGCATTACCAATAGTTAATCCACTTGGATATTTGAACATGATTTGTGCATTCGTAATATCAATATTCCCAAGATTCGAAAAAAGAATATAATAAGTAACGGGTTGACCGGGAACTATTGCTGTATGAAAGGTCTTGACTGCTAGATTAGGTCCATTAGGGGGTAAATTCATTACTTTGCAAAGTGTATCAGTACAACCTAAATTGTCTTTTATATAATGGCATATTGTTTTAGGTCCAGTATGGGCATATTGGTGATATACAATTCTTCCTGAGCCATCTATTGTATCTCCAAAACTCCAATTATAATTAGAGATAGTATTAGGGGAATAAGCTTGAGATATGAAGAAATTATTAAAACTTAGAAGAGTTTTACCGGTTTGAAGAGAGTCCGTGGTTAAAAAGAATTCAGCAGAGCAGCATTTATAGACGGTATCAGTAGTTGAAATAGTTAATGTATCCTTATATCCGAAAATTCTATGGGTAATGATAACACGATAAGTGCCATTGGTTTTATAGTATATATTGCCCGAGGTGTCACCAGTATTCCAGAGGTAACTAAAGGTAGTATAATCTATAGGTGTTAGATAAATTGAAACATCATTTAACTTACAATCGTCAATTTTAGAAATTCCATGCTTACAGGTGTCGTCATTTACTTTATAATTAATAGTATCTATACAATTATACAAGGTGTCTTTAACTATCATTTGATATATACCATGCGTTTGACTTGATATTTTTTTTGTAGTAGAACCATTATTCCAGATATATTTTAATGCTTGATGGTTGTTATGTGTATTAGCATAGACCTCAAGGTCAACATCTCCAATCAAGCAATTATCTGTTTCGCCTATCGTTGCATAGAAGTATTTGCAAAAATTACATGTGTCATCAATAATATTTGTTTTAAATGAGTCTTTACAACTATAGGTCAAATCTGTCACGGTTAAACTATAGGTGCCAGAGGTTTTGCTAAAAACATCTTGAGTTGTTTCTCCACTGTTCCATTTATACAAGTATGCTCCACTTCCTACTGGCACAATAGCTGTTAGCCGTATGTCGTTATAATTACATGAGTCAATTTCATAAATACTAGGCTTTAGATACAAGCAGTTGAATGTATCTGATACGGTAATGTATGCGGTATCTACACATCCATAGAATGTATCCTTTACAATTGCTCTGTGAGTGCCTGCTCCTCTATAGTCAATAGTTATTCCATAGCCAATTGGAGACCATTCTACAAAGTTGATGCTTCCAGATCCGCCCGTAATAGTAGCTTGAAGCTTTATGTCATCTTTATAAAATCCATCGGAAACTTTTTTTATCCGGGCTTTATATCCATTACATTGGCTAATCACATTCTGACTAGTCGTGAATAAAATGCAAAGTAAAATAATGAATTTGTTAGGTAAATTTCTATTTCTCATAATTCTGTATTTAGGAATACAACGCAAAATTAGTGTGTTTATTTGCGAATAATACAAGAAAAAATAACTTTTGTTAGATAGATTAAAATAGTTTTTAAGGTATAGGATAAGCTAAACTCTGGCCACTATTATACTTCTTAGTGAATCTATTTTATACTGTTCTAATTGATAATCTCCAAAATGATGGATAACTTGAAACCCGATATTTTCTAGCATATCTTGAATTTCTGCGGCATCGAATAACTGAACCTGCTCTCTATATTGAAATATCGTTTCTTGGTCATTGATTTTTATTTCTTTTATCACAAAATCGTCTTCAAAATATTTTTGAATAGAAAATTCAATACCCGAAATAGTCTTGGTGTAGGATTCCTCTCCTTTTGCCCGCACAAGTTGACTATTGAGGTAATCGATAACTAATACGCCATTTTCCTTTAAATGTTTTTTAGCGCAATTCAATACCTTCAAATTATCTTCTTTATTTTCAAAATAGCCAAAAGATGTAAAGAGATTAAAGATAAAATCAAAAGTTCTATTTAAGTCGAAATGACGCATATCCTCTACTTGAAAATGCAATTTTTCGGATAATCCTTTTTCTCTCGCCTTGAAATTGGCATCCTTGATAGAGTTGGAAGCCAGATCTATACCCATTACATTATTTCCTTTGGATGCCATATAAATAGCATGTCTTCCTGCACCGCATGCTAGGTCTAAGATAGTATGTTGAGGTCTTATGTTTAATAGCTGGTAAAGGTGTTCTATAAACAACTCCGCCTCTTTGTCGTCTCTATGTTGATAGAGTATGTGATAATAGGGACTATTAAACCAGGATTCAAACCACGAAGTATTCATTATACTAATTCTATACTCGAAATTTTATTCCCTTTGACTTTGACTTCGATTTTTTCAAGCATAGTGGTATTGAGTGAAATGCCTACATGGTCAGCGACAATAGGAAATCGCTTATGTTTTCGTTCTACTAAAATCAAGGTATGAAGGGCATCTATTTTCATGTCAAAAAATGGTTTTAAAGCATAAAAAAGCGTTTTGCCGCTATTAATGACATCATCAACTAAAATAATGGCTGTCTCTTTTACCTGGATATTTTTGGATAATTTGATGTCACTTGTTTGAGGATTCTTTTTGTCAATTTCTAAAGCTACTACCTCAGTAGGTAAGTTGAGAATAGGCTTTAAGTAACTTTCTACCTCTTGAGCTAAGACATAGCCACTTTCTTTAACACCCACAAAGGTGATATGCTTACGATGACAATAGTTTTCCGCCAATTGGTAGGCTATTCTCTCTAATATTCTCTCAATTTTTTCTCTATTTGCTATTTGAGCCATTTTACTTAATTATTAGTTAGTCACTATTAGTTATTAGTTAATTCCTTTCAGCATCGGCACAAATTGAAATCCTTCAAAGCGTTCTTCATAATATTCACCTTCTTCCAGTTTTACAATACGCTTCATATAATTTGTGTCATTATCATTAAGAGGAATAATCATTTCTCCTCCTTTTTTAAGCTGACTAAGCAATGATTCAGGTACAAAATCTGCTCCACAAGTGATGATTATTTTGTCAAATGGTGCTTGACTAGGCATGCCTTCAAATCCATCTTTCAAAAAAGGAAATACATTTTTCATTTTCATCTTTTTGAAAAAAGACTTAGCTTTTTCGTGTAAAATTTTATGGCGCTCTAATGTATATACTTCTTTGCAAAGCTTGC carries:
- a CDS encoding class I SAM-dependent methyltransferase, coding for MNTSWFESWFNSPYYHILYQHRDDKEAELFIEHLYQLLNIRPQHTILDLACGAGRHAIYMASKGNNVMGIDLASNSIKDANFKAREKGLSEKLHFQVEDMRHFDLNRTFDFIFNLFTSFGYFENKEDNLKVLNCAKKHLKENGVLVIDYLNSQLVRAKGEESYTKTISGIEFSIQKYFEDDFVIKEIKINDQETIFQYREQVQLFDAAEIQDMLENIGFQVIHHFGDYQLEQYKIDSLRSIIVARV
- a CDS encoding phosphoribosyltransferase, which produces MAQIANREKIERILERIAYQLAENYCHRKHITFVGVKESGYVLAQEVESYLKPILNLPTEVVALEIDKKNPQTSDIKLSKNIQVKETAIILVDDVINSGKTLFYALKPFFDMKIDALHTLILVERKHKRFPIVADHVGISLNTTMLEKIEVKVKGNKISSIELV
- a CDS encoding protein-L-isoaspartate(D-aspartate) O-methyltransferase, which translates into the protein MESNITIGLRRNMIDELTERLKGYKISHCDRVLEVMSQIPRHLYAPIGFERMAYEIAPVLIDEDQTMSSPLTVALQTIVLNPQSKDRILEIGTGSGYQASVLSKLCKEVYTLERHKILHEKAKSFFKKMKMKNVFPFLKDGFEGMPSQAPFDKIIITCGADFVPESLLSQLKKGGEMIIPLNDNDTNYMKRIVKLEEGEYYEERFEGFQFVPMLKGIN